A region from the Methanofollis liminatans DSM 4140 genome encodes:
- a CDS encoding class II glutamine amidotransferase → MCGIISVVDRAGNRMDGSKIKHALSLMDERGSGEGAGYAAYGVYPEYADCYALHIFFDNIVETKGVVEALLRTWGTVVHDEEIPTYEQPNLKKIHTPWRYFFKPDVALMSGTSSPEEDIVTYLVMKVNTTVPGALIYSSGKNIGVFKAAGWPEDVADFYRIQDYEGYIWLAHNRYPTNTKGWWGGAHPFNLLDWSVIHNGEITSYGTNRRYIESFGYKCTMFTDTEVVAYLVDLLARKHGLDEEMAVRALAPPFWDEIDVMPEKEATLNRAIRLTYGSAMMNGPFAIVVANHDGIVGFTDRIKLRPLIAAEKGDRLYISSEEAAIRRMEPELDRVWMPRAGEPVIGRVY, encoded by the coding sequence ATGTGTGGAATTATCAGTGTCGTCGATCGGGCCGGCAACCGGATGGACGGCTCAAAGATCAAACATGCGTTGTCCTTGATGGACGAACGCGGCAGCGGCGAGGGGGCCGGTTATGCGGCCTACGGCGTCTACCCCGAGTATGCGGACTGCTATGCACTCCACATATTTTTTGACAATATTGTCGAGACCAAGGGCGTGGTCGAGGCGCTGCTCCGGACCTGGGGGACGGTCGTGCATGACGAGGAGATCCCGACCTACGAGCAGCCGAACCTGAAGAAGATCCACACGCCGTGGCGGTATTTCTTCAAACCCGACGTTGCACTGATGAGCGGGACCTCCTCCCCCGAGGAGGACATCGTCACCTACCTGGTGATGAAGGTGAACACCACGGTGCCGGGTGCGCTGATCTACTCGTCCGGCAAGAACATCGGGGTCTTCAAGGCGGCCGGATGGCCCGAGGATGTCGCCGATTTCTACCGGATCCAGGACTACGAGGGCTATATCTGGCTCGCCCACAACCGCTACCCGACGAACACGAAGGGCTGGTGGGGCGGCGCTCACCCCTTCAACCTCCTGGACTGGAGCGTGATCCACAACGGCGAGATCACCAGTTACGGCACCAACCGGCGGTACATCGAGAGCTTCGGCTACAAGTGCACGATGTTCACCGACACCGAGGTCGTCGCCTACCTGGTGGACCTGCTCGCCCGAAAGCACGGTCTCGACGAGGAGATGGCCGTCCGGGCGCTTGCGCCGCCGTTCTGGGACGAGATCGACGTGATGCCGGAGAAAGAGGCGACGCTGAACCGGGCGATCAGGCTCACCTACGGCTCGGCGATGATGAACGGGCCGTTCGCCATCGTGGTCGCCAACCACGACGGGATCGTCGGGTTCACCGACCGGATCAAACTCCGGCCCCTCATCGCCGCCGAGAAGGGCGACCGCCTCTACATCTCCTCCGAAGAAGCGGCGATCAGGCGCATGGAGCCCGAACTCGACCGCGTCTGGATGCCTCGCGCCGGCGAACCGGTCATCGGGAGGGTGTACTGA
- a CDS encoding glutamate synthase-related protein: protein MAIGSVPLRYRISIDRDRCMECGRCVENCPYGTFRWEGDRIVVDSRNCTACHRCIAMCPRDAITLTEHPCDYRTHPVWTRDARESIYNQAKTGKIILAGMGNASPLPPIFDRLLLDACQVTNPSIDPLREPMELRTYIGKKPSRLSFKRGEGGEVELQTELSPNLKLDTPIMIGHMSYGAISLNAQLALAKGAHEAGTFLGTGEGGMHPAIFPYQDNMIVQVASGRFGVDVDYLNRGAAIEIKIGQGAKPGIGGHLPGEKVCADVSCTRMIPLGSDAISPAPHHDIYSIEDLAQLVRSLKEATEWKKPVFVKIAAVHNVAAIAAGIARSSADAVVVDGFRGGTGAAPKVFRDHVGIPIEAAVSAVDQKLRSQGVRNEISVIASGGITNAADVTKTIALGADAVYIGTAALVAMGCRVCGNCYRGLCPWGIATQRPDLVARLNPEVQAEHVANLIHAWTMEVSELMGAAGINAIESLRGNRDRLRGYMLDEGMLKVLDVKPVGA, encoded by the coding sequence ATGGCGATCGGGAGCGTGCCTCTTCGGTACCGGATCTCGATCGACCGCGACCGCTGCATGGAGTGCGGCCGGTGCGTCGAGAACTGCCCGTACGGGACGTTCAGGTGGGAAGGAGACCGGATCGTCGTCGACTCGCGCAACTGCACGGCCTGTCACCGCTGCATTGCGATGTGCCCGCGCGATGCGATCACCCTCACCGAGCACCCCTGCGACTACCGCACTCACCCCGTCTGGACGCGGGACGCCAGGGAGTCGATCTACAACCAGGCAAAGACCGGCAAGATCATCCTGGCCGGCATGGGCAATGCCAGCCCCCTGCCGCCGATCTTCGACCGCCTCCTCCTGGACGCCTGCCAGGTCACCAACCCCTCCATCGATCCCCTGCGCGAACCGATGGAGCTGCGGACCTATATCGGGAAGAAACCGTCCAGGTTGTCATTCAAACGGGGCGAGGGCGGAGAGGTCGAACTCCAGACCGAACTCTCCCCGAACCTCAAACTCGACACCCCGATCATGATCGGGCACATGAGTTACGGGGCGATCTCCCTCAACGCCCAGCTCGCTCTCGCAAAGGGCGCCCATGAGGCCGGTACCTTCCTGGGGACCGGCGAGGGCGGGATGCACCCGGCGATCTTCCCGTACCAGGACAACATGATCGTGCAGGTCGCCTCGGGCCGGTTCGGCGTGGACGTGGACTACTTAAACCGCGGCGCCGCCATCGAGATCAAGATCGGCCAGGGCGCAAAACCCGGCATCGGCGGCCACCTCCCCGGCGAGAAGGTCTGCGCCGACGTCTCCTGCACGCGGATGATCCCGCTCGGGAGCGATGCGATCAGCCCGGCGCCGCACCACGACATCTACTCGATCGAGGACCTCGCCCAGCTCGTCCGCTCCCTCAAGGAGGCGACCGAGTGGAAAAAACCGGTCTTCGTGAAGATCGCCGCCGTCCATAACGTCGCCGCCATCGCCGCAGGCATCGCCCGATCGAGCGCCGACGCCGTCGTCGTCGACGGGTTCCGCGGCGGCACCGGCGCCGCCCCGAAGGTCTTCCGCGACCACGTGGGCATCCCGATCGAGGCGGCGGTCTCGGCCGTCGACCAGAAACTCCGCAGCCAGGGGGTCAGGAACGAGATATCGGTGATTGCAAGCGGCGGGATCACGAACGCCGCCGACGTCACCAAGACAATCGCACTCGGCGCCGACGCCGTCTATATCGGGACGGCGGCGCTCGTCGCCATGGGCTGCCGGGTCTGCGGCAACTGTTACCGCGGCCTCTGCCCGTGGGGGATCGCCACCCAGCGCCCTGACCTCGTCGCCCGCCTCAACCCCGAAGTCCAGGCCGAGCACGTCGCAAACCTGATCCATGCCTGGACGATGGAGGTCTCAGAGCTGATGGGGGCCGCGGGGATCAATGCGATCGAGAGCCTGCGGGGCAACCGCGACCGTCTGCGGGGCTACATGCTCGATGAGGGGATGCTGAAGGTGCTCGACGTCAAACCGGTGGGGGCGTGA
- a CDS encoding GltB/FmdC/FwdC-like GXGXG domain-containing protein, translating to MVVHIDAADLHYTPLNKQIRAAVRDGETEIVIDHVLGQRFIADGLVGEVTITVNGVPGGDLGMLMRGPTLVVHGNADHAPGNTMDGGTIVVHGSAGDAVAHSMRGGKVFVRDDIGYRGGIHMKEYEEKRPCLVVGGNARSYLGEYMAGGIVLVLRMGETGPFVERGIASGIHGGEVYIRGEVDENCLAIGAKVLPFDEEHRARIRPLIEEFCRHFGVDAAPLLGADYTRIGPASARPFAGKYTWE from the coding sequence ATGGTCGTGCATATCGATGCAGCAGACCTGCACTACACGCCGCTGAACAAACAGATCAGGGCGGCGGTCAGGGACGGCGAGACCGAGATCGTCATCGACCACGTCCTGGGCCAGCGGTTCATCGCCGACGGCCTGGTCGGCGAGGTCACGATCACGGTCAACGGCGTTCCCGGCGGCGACCTCGGGATGCTCATGCGCGGCCCGACGCTCGTCGTCCACGGCAACGCCGACCACGCCCCGGGCAACACGATGGACGGCGGGACGATCGTCGTCCACGGGAGCGCCGGAGACGCCGTCGCCCACTCGATGCGCGGCGGGAAGGTCTTTGTCAGGGACGACATCGGCTACCGCGGCGGGATCCACATGAAAGAGTACGAGGAAAAGCGCCCGTGCCTGGTCGTCGGCGGGAACGCACGCTCGTACCTCGGCGAGTACATGGCCGGCGGGATCGTGCTCGTCCTCCGCATGGGCGAGACGGGGCCGTTCGTCGAACGCGGGATCGCAAGCGGGATCCACGGCGGCGAGGTCTACATCAGGGGCGAGGTCGATGAAAACTGCCTCGCGATCGGGGCGAAGGTGCTCCCCTTCGACGAGGAGCACCGGGCGCGGATCCGGCCCCTGATCGAGGAGTTCTGCCGGCACTTCGGGGTCGATGCCGCCCCGCTGCTCGGGGCGGACTACACCCGGATCGGCCCGGCGAGCGCCCGGCCCTTTGCCGGAAAATACACCTGGGAGTGA
- a CDS encoding Coenzyme F420 hydrogenase/dehydrogenase, beta subunit C-terminal domain encodes MAEKSYRDLKSEVWDTGLCARCGACIAVCPADALSFSPGSPDHPTSSGYCKMENDGVRCGACYRACPRVEGGEVSSTLLGEYLEAITARATFAVPGKQSGGAVTAILAHALDAGLIDAVVTVSEDHWTKKPASTVITRREVLVAQAGSRYNWWVPMLAALKEAVIVRKYRRVAVVAVPCAAAAVARMRESDFDLLAPYGRAVRLLVGLFCTESFDYGKLMEGKIRGELGIEPWEVSRLDVKGKLEVTTTDGRVLDIPLKDLEACIPSGCHHCTDFAAVAADISAGAVGSPQGYTTLLVRTPTGRGFVESALAAGLLEAGGEADLAKVELLAKKKRARGRQD; translated from the coding sequence ATGGCAGAAAAAAGTTACAGGGATCTGAAATCCGAGGTCTGGGACACCGGGCTCTGCGCCCGCTGCGGGGCGTGCATTGCGGTCTGCCCGGCTGACGCCCTCTCCTTTTCGCCGGGGTCGCCGGACCACCCGACGTCCTCGGGCTACTGCAAGATGGAGAACGACGGCGTCAGGTGCGGCGCCTGCTACCGCGCCTGCCCCAGGGTGGAGGGCGGCGAGGTATCGTCCACGCTCCTGGGCGAGTACCTGGAAGCGATCACCGCACGGGCGACCTTCGCCGTTCCGGGCAAACAGAGCGGGGGCGCCGTGACGGCGATCCTGGCCCACGCCCTCGACGCGGGACTCATCGACGCCGTGGTCACGGTCTCGGAGGACCACTGGACGAAGAAACCCGCTTCGACGGTGATCACCCGCCGGGAAGTGCTCGTCGCCCAGGCCGGAAGCCGGTACAACTGGTGGGTGCCGATGCTCGCCGCCCTGAAGGAGGCGGTGATCGTCAGGAAGTACCGGCGGGTCGCCGTCGTCGCCGTGCCCTGCGCCGCCGCGGCGGTCGCACGGATGCGGGAGAGCGACTTCGACCTCCTCGCCCCGTACGGGCGGGCGGTGCGCCTCCTGGTCGGGCTCTTCTGCACGGAGAGTTTCGACTACGGAAAACTGATGGAGGGGAAGATCCGGGGTGAACTCGGGATCGAGCCCTGGGAGGTCTCCCGCCTGGACGTGAAAGGAAAGCTCGAGGTGACGACGACGGACGGCCGCGTCCTCGATATTCCCCTCAAAGACCTCGAGGCCTGCATCCCGTCCGGGTGCCACCACTGCACCGACTTTGCGGCGGTCGCCGCCGACATCTCGGCCGGCGCCGTCGGGAGCCCGCAGGGCTATACGACGCTGCTCGTGCGCACGCCGACCGGGAGAGGGTTTGTCGAGAGCGCCCTTGCCGCCGGCCTCCTCGAGGCGGGCGGGGAGGCCGACCTCGCAAAGGTCGAGCTCCTCGCGAAGAAGAAGAGGGCACGGGGCCGGCAGGACTGA
- a CDS encoding ammonium transporter gives MMKRQHIMWALAALCVMLLIAAPVAAADPSGEETIAENPGAALDFIWVLICGFLVMFMQAGFSMVETGFTRAKNAANIMMKNMMDFSIGALSYWAVGFAIMYGTMQGMDWLMGWSGFFLIGDAYDVTTIESWFFQMVFAATAATIVSGAVAERCKFSTYILASVAITALIYPLYGHWIWGGGWLSGLGALDFAGSGVVHALGGWVALAGALLLGPRIGKYAKDGTPRAIPGHSVTLGILGVFILWFGWYGFNCGSTLVGDELRISVIAANTTLAAAAAMLTAMAFTWLWHGKPDVSMTGNAAIAGLVAITAGCAWVNPPSAVLIGVIAGILVVVGVWFLDWKLHIDDPVGAITVHGINGAWGLIALGIFADGTYGGVAGLLFGGADFFTAQVISTVVNFAWAFGMGLLVFGILKMTLGIRVSAAEEQQGLDLGEHGMSAYPYFVATEPAMEAE, from the coding sequence ATGATGAAACGGCAGCATATTATGTGGGCGCTTGCGGCGCTCTGCGTGATGCTTCTCATCGCCGCCCCGGTGGCGGCGGCGGACCCCTCGGGGGAAGAGACGATCGCAGAGAACCCCGGAGCGGCCCTTGACTTTATCTGGGTACTGATCTGTGGCTTCCTCGTCATGTTCATGCAGGCCGGGTTCTCGATGGTCGAGACCGGCTTTACGAGGGCCAAGAACGCTGCCAACATCATGATGAAGAACATGATGGACTTCTCCATCGGCGCCCTCTCCTACTGGGCGGTCGGTTTCGCCATCATGTACGGCACGATGCAGGGCATGGACTGGCTGATGGGATGGTCGGGCTTCTTCCTGATCGGTGACGCCTACGACGTGACCACCATCGAGTCATGGTTCTTCCAGATGGTCTTCGCCGCCACGGCCGCCACGATCGTCTCGGGTGCGGTTGCAGAGCGGTGCAAGTTCTCGACCTACATCCTGGCAAGCGTGGCGATCACGGCGCTCATCTACCCGCTCTACGGCCACTGGATCTGGGGCGGCGGCTGGCTCTCCGGCCTCGGCGCCCTCGACTTCGCGGGCTCGGGCGTCGTCCACGCCCTCGGCGGCTGGGTCGCCCTCGCAGGTGCGCTCCTGCTCGGCCCCCGCATCGGGAAGTACGCAAAGGACGGCACGCCCCGTGCAATCCCCGGCCACTCGGTCACCCTGGGCATCCTGGGTGTCTTCATCCTCTGGTTCGGGTGGTACGGCTTCAACTGCGGCTCGACTCTCGTGGGCGACGAACTGAGGATCTCGGTCATCGCGGCGAACACCACCCTTGCGGCGGCGGCGGCGATGCTCACGGCGATGGCCTTCACGTGGCTCTGGCACGGCAAGCCCGACGTCTCGATGACCGGCAACGCCGCCATCGCGGGTCTCGTCGCCATCACCGCCGGGTGCGCCTGGGTGAACCCCCCCTCGGCGGTGCTGATCGGTGTGATTGCCGGCATCCTGGTCGTCGTCGGCGTCTGGTTCCTCGACTGGAAACTGCACATCGACGACCCGGTCGGCGCCATCACGGTCCACGGCATCAACGGCGCATGGGGCCTGATCGCCCTCGGGATCTTCGCGGACGGCACCTACGGCGGTGTCGCCGGCCTGCTCTTCGGCGGGGCAGACTTCTTCACCGCACAGGTGATATCCACCGTGGTGAACTTCGCGTGGGCGTTCGGCATGGGCCTGCTCGTCTTCGGCATCCTGAAGATGACGCTCGGGATCAGGGTCTCCGCGGCCGAAGAGCAGCAGGGCCTGGACCTCGGGGAGCACGGTATGTCCGCATACCCCTACTTCGTGGCCACCGAGCCCGCAATGGAGGCTGAGTAA
- a CDS encoding P-II family nitrogen regulator, whose protein sequence is MKKIEAIIRTTKFEEVKAALEGIGMVSMTVTEVKGRGQQKGIKQQWRGAEYIVDLIPKTKIELVVEDSKVDIVIVTLAEAARTGQIGDGKIFVIPVERTIRVRTGEEGDSAL, encoded by the coding sequence ATGAAAAAGATCGAAGCGATCATCAGGACGACGAAATTCGAAGAGGTAAAGGCGGCCCTTGAAGGCATCGGGATGGTCTCCATGACCGTCACCGAGGTCAAGGGCCGGGGCCAGCAGAAGGGGATCAAACAGCAGTGGAGGGGCGCCGAGTATATCGTCGACCTCATCCCCAAGACCAAGATCGAACTGGTGGTGGAGGACAGCAAGGTCGACATCGTGATCGTGACCCTGGCCGAGGCCGCACGGACCGGGCAGATCGGCGACGGCAAGATCTTCGTCATCCCGGTGGAGCGGACGATCAGGGTGCGGACCGGGGAGGAGGGCGACAGCGCCCTCTAA
- a CDS encoding type 1 glutamine amidotransferase, producing MHAALIQHIACEGPGPLLAEILEERGISATVARMDRGDPVPKDADLMIVLGGPMNVYEEERYPYLADLDAAIRTFVQDGGHYLGFCLGGQLLAKALGGLVMRNPAPEIGLFPLALTREGTKDPLFAGVPRTFPTIEWHFDTFAVPPGAELLATSRSCKNQAFRFKNALGLQFHPEVTVEMLEEWVAVYETDLQRVGLPPQAVTGYAGGWRDELERLSRRIIGNFLEGAGRG from the coding sequence ATGCATGCAGCATTGATCCAGCACATCGCCTGCGAAGGTCCGGGCCCCCTCCTCGCGGAGATCCTCGAAGAGCGAGGGATCTCCGCGACGGTCGCACGGATGGACCGCGGCGACCCCGTCCCAAAGGACGCGGACCTCATGATCGTCCTCGGCGGGCCGATGAACGTCTATGAAGAAGAGCGCTACCCCTACCTCGCCGACCTCGATGCGGCGATCCGCACCTTCGTCCAGGACGGCGGGCACTACCTCGGGTTCTGCCTGGGCGGGCAACTCCTGGCGAAGGCGCTCGGCGGTCTGGTCATGCGAAACCCGGCCCCGGAGATCGGGCTCTTCCCCCTCGCCCTGACGCGCGAGGGGACGAAGGACCCCCTCTTCGCCGGGGTGCCGCGGACCTTCCCGACGATCGAGTGGCACTTCGACACCTTCGCCGTCCCGCCGGGCGCCGAACTCCTGGCGACCTCGCGCTCCTGCAAAAACCAGGCCTTCAGGTTCAAAAACGCACTCGGGCTCCAGTTCCACCCCGAGGTCACCGTCGAGATGCTCGAAGAATGGGTGGCGGTCTACGAGACCGACCTGCAACGGGTCGGTCTGCCGCCGCAGGCGGTGACCGGGTATGCCGGCGGGTGGCGCGACGAACTGGAGCGCCTCTCCCGCCGGATCATCGGGAACTTCCTGGAAGGCGCCGGTCGGGGGTGA
- a CDS encoding ubiquitin-like small modifier protein 1, with amino-acid sequence MQVTVKAFATFRRWMEPQATVVIEDGATVADLLAVLTGRHPGFAGDIFSAPGVLKQYVNILLNGRNVSFLQGLSTPLHEGDLVALFPPAGGG; translated from the coding sequence ATGCAGGTGACGGTAAAGGCGTTTGCAACCTTTCGGCGATGGATGGAGCCGCAGGCAACGGTCGTGATCGAGGACGGCGCCACCGTCGCCGACCTGCTGGCGGTGCTCACCGGGCGGCATCCCGGGTTTGCCGGGGATATCTTCTCGGCGCCGGGCGTGCTGAAGCAGTATGTCAATATCCTGCTCAACGGGAGAAACGTCTCTTTCCTCCAGGGCCTCTCAACCCCGCTCCACGAGGGCGATCTCGTCGCCCTCTTCCCGCCGGCGGGCGGGGGGTGA
- a CDS encoding aldehyde ferredoxin oxidoreductase family protein, with protein MDGYAGKIVYADLGGGTVEIGPTPDDLKRQYLGGRGFGARIVADRVDPTIDPLSPASVFVLASGPLTGTGIPLGSRYEVSAKSPLNGTLASANSGGTFGWKIKKAGFDAAVISGRSEKPVYLFLNEGAAELRDASPYWGKDVYETTASLLADLGDPKAKVACIGPAGEKQSLLACIMNDDDRAAGRNGFGAVMGSKNLKAFVATGNLPIGVADQERLNAVKERIREKIQKNGICEALTKYGTSVLVNIVNENGILPTRNFQSGHFAGAEGISGERIAETILKKNAGCYACIVKCSRVCEIDGEVHEGPEYEPVWAFGADIDNDDIKLVTKASWECNRLGLDAIGTPGAIACAMEMREKGFIDEGPQFGEVDGLLDLVRQIGYREGFGAELADGSYRFAERHGHPELSMSVKKQDLPAYDPRGLQGHGLSYATSVRGGDHVYGYLIAPEVLGSPEKLDPYVSEGKAGWVKIFQDLTAAIDASGMCLFTSFALDAQDYADLVTATTGMAMDADALLRTGERIWNLQKVFNIGAGYTRSDDTLPERLLTEPLQDLAPKGRVWEPGRLLDEYYALRGWDAEGVPTPEKLKELGLD; from the coding sequence ATGGACGGATATGCCGGAAAGATTGTCTATGCAGATCTCGGCGGGGGCACGGTCGAGATAGGCCCGACCCCCGACGACCTGAAACGCCAGTACCTTGGCGGAAGGGGGTTTGGCGCCCGCATCGTCGCGGATCGGGTGGACCCGACCATCGACCCGCTCTCGCCCGCAAGCGTCTTTGTCCTCGCCTCGGGCCCGCTCACCGGGACGGGCATACCGCTCGGGAGCAGGTACGAGGTGAGCGCGAAGTCGCCCCTGAACGGGACCCTCGCCTCCGCGAACAGCGGCGGGACCTTCGGCTGGAAAATCAAGAAGGCTGGGTTCGATGCGGCGGTTATTTCTGGACGGTCAGAGAAGCCGGTCTATCTCTTCCTCAACGAGGGTGCGGCCGAACTCCGCGATGCCTCGCCCTACTGGGGCAAGGATGTTTATGAGACGACCGCCTCTCTTCTCGCCGACCTCGGGGACCCGAAGGCGAAGGTGGCGTGCATCGGCCCGGCCGGCGAGAAGCAGAGCCTTCTTGCCTGCATCATGAACGACGACGACCGGGCGGCCGGGCGGAACGGGTTCGGGGCGGTGATGGGGTCCAAGAACCTCAAGGCGTTCGTCGCCACCGGGAACCTCCCGATCGGCGTGGCCGACCAGGAGCGCCTCAACGCCGTGAAAGAGCGGATCCGCGAGAAGATCCAGAAGAACGGGATCTGCGAGGCGCTGACGAAGTACGGCACCTCGGTGCTCGTCAACATCGTCAACGAGAATGGGATCCTCCCGACGCGCAACTTCCAGAGCGGGCACTTTGCGGGTGCCGAGGGGATCTCGGGCGAGAGAATTGCAGAGACGATCTTGAAGAAGAACGCCGGGTGCTACGCCTGCATCGTCAAGTGCAGCCGCGTCTGCGAGATCGACGGCGAGGTGCACGAGGGGCCGGAGTACGAACCGGTCTGGGCGTTCGGCGCCGATATCGACAACGACGATATCAAACTGGTGACGAAGGCCTCCTGGGAGTGCAACCGCCTCGGGTTGGATGCGATCGGGACGCCGGGGGCGATCGCCTGCGCGATGGAGATGCGCGAGAAGGGGTTCATCGACGAGGGGCCGCAGTTTGGCGAGGTGGACGGTCTCCTCGACCTTGTCAGGCAGATCGGCTACCGCGAGGGTTTCGGGGCCGAACTCGCCGACGGGTCCTACCGCTTTGCTGAACGGCACGGTCACCCCGAACTCTCGATGAGCGTCAAGAAACAGGACCTGCCGGCCTATGACCCGCGGGGGCTGCAGGGGCACGGCCTCTCGTACGCCACCTCGGTGCGGGGCGGGGACCATGTCTACGGCTACCTGATCGCCCCCGAGGTGCTCGGTTCGCCCGAGAAACTCGACCCCTACGTGAGCGAGGGGAAGGCCGGATGGGTGAAGATCTTCCAGGACCTCACGGCGGCGATCGACGCTTCCGGGATGTGCCTCTTCACCTCGTTCGCGCTCGATGCACAGGATTATGCCGACCTGGTGACGGCGACGACCGGGATGGCAATGGACGCCGACGCCCTGCTCAGGACCGGCGAGCGGATCTGGAACCTCCAGAAGGTCTTCAACATCGGGGCGGGCTATACGCGCTCGGACGACACGCTCCCGGAGCGCCTGCTCACCGAGCCCCTGCAGGATCTGGCGCCGAAAGGCCGGGTCTGGGAGCCCGGTCGCCTGCTCGACGAGTACTACGCGCTGCGCGGCTGGGACGCGGAGGGCGTGCCGACGCCGGAGAAGTTAAAGGAACTCGGGCTCGACTGA
- a CDS encoding aromatic aminobenezylarsenical efflux permease ArsG family transporter — MDVMGFMQAMGMSGIPVVAAFFIGLMMAMSPCPLATNITAIAYVSRRIDTGRRTLLVGALYGAGRTVAYVAIAAAIVYAGLNVQAASFFLQDYGEMLLGPLLLLLGVLMLDLVEINLPGGGRWLTSLMEWFSEKGVAGSFVLGILFALSFCPFSAVLFFGMLIPIALNTGDAIVVPAVFGVATALPVILVSLLLVRGVGQAARLMQRAQAFDLWVKEGVAVVFIAFGLYSIGNVWLW, encoded by the coding sequence ATGGACGTTATGGGTTTTATGCAGGCGATGGGGATGAGCGGCATCCCCGTCGTCGCCGCTTTTTTTATCGGGCTGATGATGGCGATGAGCCCGTGCCCGCTCGCAACCAACATCACCGCCATCGCCTATGTCTCCCGCCGGATCGATACCGGTCGCCGCACCCTCCTGGTCGGGGCGCTCTACGGTGCCGGAAGAACGGTCGCTTACGTGGCCATCGCAGCGGCGATCGTCTATGCGGGCCTGAATGTGCAGGCCGCTTCCTTCTTTCTCCAGGACTACGGTGAGATGCTCCTCGGGCCGCTGCTCCTCCTCCTCGGCGTCCTGATGCTCGATCTCGTCGAGATCAACCTGCCGGGAGGTGGGAGATGGCTTACCTCCCTTATGGAGTGGTTTTCTGAGAAAGGAGTTGCAGGGAGTTTTGTTCTCGGCATTCTGTTCGCACTCAGTTTCTGCCCGTTCAGCGCCGTGCTCTTCTTCGGGATGCTCATTCCCATCGCCCTGAACACCGGCGACGCCATCGTCGTGCCGGCGGTCTTTGGCGTTGCAACGGCCCTGCCGGTCATTCTGGTCTCTCTGCTGCTCGTCCGCGGGGTGGGGCAGGCGGCGCGGCTGATGCAGCGGGCGCAGGCGTTTGATCTCTGGGTGAAGGAGGGTGTCGCCGTGGTGTTCATTGCGTTCGGCCTCTATTCCATCGGGAACGTGTGGTTGTGGTGA
- a CDS encoding nitrophenyl compound nitroreductase subunit ArsF family protein has protein sequence MKPRTHMKNYRIAVLALLLVIVSLAVIAAGCLGEEERAADGQSTEVAYTGSNVEKVELFHFYGSNRCTSCIILGDLAEMTVNTYYAEDLESGRLVFSHIDVEVPENREIVERYGPTGSSLWIGIHDENGFHAEELIGPWYLIGSQTRFMSYLKAVIDQQLGQ, from the coding sequence ATGAAACCACGAACACATATGAAGAATTACCGGATTGCCGTCCTCGCCCTGCTCCTCGTCATCGTATCGCTGGCGGTGATCGCCGCGGGATGCCTGGGAGAGGAAGAGAGGGCGGCGGATGGTCAGTCGACCGAGGTCGCCTATACCGGATCGAATGTCGAGAAAGTCGAGCTCTTCCATTTCTACGGCTCAAACCGGTGTACGTCCTGCATCATCCTCGGCGACCTCGCCGAGATGACGGTGAACACCTATTATGCAGAGGACCTCGAATCAGGGCGGCTTGTCTTCAGCCACATCGATGTGGAAGTGCCGGAGAACCGTGAGATCGTCGAGCGCTACGGTCCGACGGGCTCGTCGCTCTGGATCGGGATCCATGACGAGAACGGTTTCCATGCCGAAGAACTGATCGGACCCTGGTACCTGATCGGGTCGCAGACCCGGTTCATGAGCTACCTGAAGGCCGTCATCGACCAGCAACTCGGGCAATAA
- a CDS encoding putative zinc-binding protein — protein MAFTVVACSGISSTGKLTAQTGTALLHRCGGQIEACVGARAAALEDAVRHADRILILDGCEDCCGMKKVRALGVEPDLHVVATACGIKKRGMDDPQYAEIECLAAAVRAAMGECRK, from the coding sequence ATGGCGTTCACCGTCGTCGCCTGCTCGGGGATCTCGAGCACCGGAAAACTGACCGCACAGACCGGGACGGCCCTCCTGCACCGTTGCGGCGGCCAGATCGAGGCCTGCGTCGGGGCGCGGGCGGCGGCGCTGGAGGACGCCGTCAGGCACGCCGACCGCATCCTGATTCTGGACGGGTGCGAGGACTGCTGCGGGATGAAGAAGGTGCGGGCGCTCGGTGTCGAACCCGACCTGCACGTCGTCGCCACCGCATGCGGGATCAAAAAACGGGGGATGGACGATCCGCAGTACGCCGAGATCGAATGCCTCGCCGCCGCCGTGCGGGCGGCGATGGGGGAGTGCAGGAAATGA